Sequence from the Miscanthus floridulus cultivar M001 chromosome 16, ASM1932011v1, whole genome shotgun sequence genome:
AGCTTCACATTTATGTTATATTATATTCATATTCCAAATATTAGAGTTGCAAAGAAATTCATACTCAAAGTTTTAGGTATAAAGCTAGGTAAAGCATAATGTTCTTGCTTATCAGATGCGTGATTAGGTAACTCTGTTTACAGATATTGCTTACAAGTAGGCAGGACAGCTACAAATGTTTCTCTATCTTGCATAGCTTGCTCAACCAAGGTACCTTGCCACTCAAAATAAATAAGTAGGCAGATTTATTATATGACTTAGTTACTTTACATGGCAAATGTATTTAGTATATTCATTCAGCCCCCCTCCCCCCTACAAATATCAGTCTTAGCTTACTGCACCAGAGCAGGGGCCCTTGCACCTGCAGGCCGCACGTAGCTCACCCGCCTGTGTTGGCCGTCTGCTGTGCAGGGACATCCGGTGGCGATGGTTCTATGCCACGATCCGCCATCCGGCACGATTGGAACCCAAGAATAATCAGATCGGAAGAAATCAgatggaggagaaagagagggcgCTTGTACCTTTGCTTGAAGGACGACGGATAGTAGAGGCGATGGCCCCGGCACGGCTGGAACCCTAGAAGAACCAGATCGGGAGAAATCAGTGTGAGAGAGAAGGCGCTGCACCTTGGTTGAAGAACGCGTGGTTTGCAGGCCCCATCCTGCTGCGCGACGATGTGGTTTTGAGGGAGATGCGCAGGCGCACCGGGCAGAAGAGGCAAGAGACAGGCGAGGCGTACCTCAACCGCATGTCCTCTTTCTTCCTAGCGGCGCCGCTGGCACCGCATCTCGCACCAGCGCCGCCTCGCTCTCCTCGCCGGTACTGGCGGCGGGGATCTGATCCGAGCGGAGGGAACGAAGAAGAGGGCCGCACCGGAGAAGGCCGCGGCCTCGACGAATCCGCGTATATGGACGAAGGGAGAGGGGGCCACTGGTCAGACGAAAAAAAAGGAACGCTAACACGCGTCAGCTTCCCGTTCGGCGGAGGCGCGCGGAGGCACGGACACCCGCAGAAGCTCCGAACGTGCTGCTCGCCtagtatttttctaaaaatacaAATCAGCTATATAAGGGGTGTTAGGTTCTTTAGTCGTCCCTAAAATTTatatcacatcaaatgtttagatattaataaagagcattaaatatagattaattataaaaccaattacatagatggaggctaatttacgagacgattttttaagtctaattaatttgtcattaacacatgttattgtagcaccatattgtcaaatcatagactcattaggcttaaaagattcgtctcgtaaattagtcataagttgtgtaattagtttcgtaattagtctatatttaatactctatgcatgtgtctaaacctTTGATTTATCAAGAATTTTAGGAGCGCCTATACAAACCAAACAGAGCCTAAATCAGCGTAAGCGGCTTATACACCAGCCGAACAAGACCGGTGACGATTAAGAACAGTCGCTGATAGCCTGGTAGACCTCCCATTTATTCGAAAGAGCTGGGCTACAGACAAGTGTAAATTTTTCATATGGCTAATTGCGCACGGGTCAAGCTTTTTGTAGTGCTCTTTGCATAGTACATTGAGAGGAATGCAATGTAGCTTCGCAAATCGCAATACTAGATACATAAGTTTGGAATTGTCGTGGGCCATGTTAGCGCCTCGACATTCAGACAGACACATGAGTCCGGACACCCGCGTGCTGCTGCGCCCCGCGCCTTCTCTTACTGCTGCTACGCTCCACGTCTGCCCTGCCCACGCTCAGGAGAGATACTGGTCCTTCCTGTTTACATCTACACTAATTTGAGCATGTGTGTGGGCATGCCTAGCTGCAtgtgagggagggagagagagcataGCGCGCGTACCCATGTGAGCATGATGCATAGTGGGAGGTCGCACCTGGTGGTGCAGGGCCTCTGGTTCTGCATCCATTGGGTGGTGGCCCGCTGGCGCTCTACATGCGCGCATGCACTTTGGCAAGGGAGTGCTGGCCGTTTCGCTTGCGTGCACGTCCAACTGTTGGAGCTGGCCCACATGACATAGATAGACAACGCTGGCTGGGTGCGTACAACGCGTGCGTGCCTGCGAGTCTAAGTACATGGGGAGCAACACTTACGGCAACATACTGAAATAAGGTGAAACAAATTGAAATATacgcttacaacatatgtgtatagccactgcaacatatacaacattaaataaaatacttgcaacatacgtctgaaacaggcaaacatttggaacatacactttgcaacatacgtgtatagccactagcaacatccagatgaaaacatgcaacatcaagataaaacaattgaaacatttagaagatacacatgcaacatatgtatatagtcattgcaacacATGCAACGTCCAGATAAAACACATACAATGTCTAGATAAAACATACACATGAAACGCATACGCCGACGCGAAGCTCAATACCCACGGTCACCCGTCTTGAGAGCAGCAAATGGCACATGTAGATGCGGGCCCCACAGCCGTGCACCTCTCATGAATTCCCATTCTCTCTCTGGTCACCGCGCGTGCATGCACATCACACGCGCCGCATGGCGCCACTGCATTTTGCATATGCACATCACTGTCAGCACAAAGACGAAGGCGGTAGGGCTCTTGCTGTGCTCCTGGCCGAGATTATTATAGGCTTTGGATGTTTGCTGGCGCGTCTCGAGACTCTGCCCTCCACGCTGAGCGAGTCGTCACACGCGCTCTCATGCGTGGACCCGCAGAAAAGGTGAGTGCGGCCCTATAACTACAACAGGCAcccctcttttcttttcttttcttggtCATCACGCCGTGCGGATCGGTCCGCCGAACGGACGTCCTCAACAAGCATGCCTTACCTTGGGTAGAGGTTTAGGGTCCCTTTGGCACGGCTTCACGAGCAGCTTCTCGAGCGGCTTTTGATGAAACCGTGCCAAACGGACAAAACCAAAACGGCTCACGAGCGGAAGCCGACGAAAGCCCCTAAAATCCCGCTCTCTACACTTCTCCACCggggagaagccaaaaatagcgGCTCATATCGGCTTCTCCTTGTCCCAACAACTCATTTTCCATCTTTGTCCCGGGAGGATGAGCAGTGGACGACGTCGATGCGGGGCCGCAGCTGCCGCCGACGGCGcgacgcggcggcggccatggggcCAGGCGCGGTCGCGGCAGttggcggcgcggcggcgcgcaGGCGCGGTTGGGGCAGCTGGACTCCCTGCTCCGCCCCGCCGCCCCGCCGGCCTTCGGCTCCGCCCCGCCGGCAGCCTCCTGCTCcgcccgagagagagagagagagagagagagagagagagagagagagagagatggatggAGGGAGTGGGTGCTAGTAGCTCCTTATCCGAACGctcgagagagagagatggatggAGTGAGGCCGttcggataaggagaagaaaagaagggagaaggaaagaaaaagaaaaaaaagaaagaaaaatgaagagaaaaaagaaaaaacaaaaaaaatatataacgGTATTTTGGACATTTCACGTCTTCTTTACACTAGGagaagccgttttgccaaacgttttcgtaCAAAATAAGCCAGAGTCAGAAAAAGCTGCTTTTCCATACGAGCCAGAGTCAAAGCTGTTTTTCACGAGCCGGAGCCATGCCAAACGGGCCCTTAGAGGAATGAAACGGTGGCGCCGACATTGCCTCGTCGGGCCAGACGATGGGCGGGACCAGGCTGCGATTTCCAGCCCAGGTTAGATGCGGCCCAGGAAAAAATGGCGTTGGAGTTTTCTTTCCCAGGCCGACTAGATGTATGACCAGGTCTATCCCAAAAAAATCACCAACGTGGAAATAAACTGCCTTCAGTTTACGAACACTCAACGAGTGAGGTTCATGCAAAATCAGGGAGCTAGGCGCCAGAACTGGCAGTTGGGCCATTATGTACCCAAACTAGTCGGATGGCTTCAAATTCCGGCCCATCTATCAATAATTCAGGCCTCGGTCGAAGCAAATAATAAACATAAAAAAAGAGGTTAATCACTTGTACAAACAGAcatgaggagctcgccgaggagcAATGTAAAAGAGGCGCCTatttcacaatatatatatactaGCTAGGTAAGAACTTTGAGAATAAACACGCCAGCACGAACATAATACAACAACCACACAAAGCAATAACCTACGTAAACAAATGCAATTAGCTTACATTAACTCGGCTAAACTTGCATCCATGTGCGACGTCGGAACACCAACCGATAAACGCGTACGGGAACACAGTTGTGCAGGTCAATTTTAAAGCATCTCCACTAGATTAAGGATATCTAATCCCCTGTATGAAACTAAAGGGATTGAGAAAACAGACTTTTAGAGTATAGGGGAAAAATGTTGCTTGCTCCTCTCTATTTGAGGGATTGAGGGGAGGATTTGAGGGATTAAAAAAATATAAGAAAAAAAGATTGATGAAGGGGATCTACtggagtgtttttttttcttcaccTCATTCCCCTACATGACATTGTTTAGGGAAAGGGGATTGTTTTCCTCAATCAGGTGGAGTTGCTCTTACTCTCCTATCCTATAAGTAATACCTGATGATGATCAACTCATCCATACAGTCTCCTCAACCGTTGTTTGATCTAGGGCGCATGATGATTAGTCTAATCACATGCCTAGCTTACTAACTAATAACCAACACCTGGTTGCTCAACTGCTGTCATATGCACATCAGCACATGAATGCAACAGAAAGATTAATAACGAAATACATTCAATATAATCGCTTCTCCCCTCATCAGGGATCTTCACGGAAATTGCCCAATTTGAGCGTGCTAACCACTAATCCTGTACCGGAGATCGCGGTGCCCATCGACGGCTGGCTACACATGTCATGTTGATACATACATACGTGTGATCGAGGATAATGATGCACACATCATGCATACTTCCCGTTGACATATGTCATGAGGGGGAGGAGGGGAACATGGCCACAAATCAAGGCACCCCAGCCCTAAATCATGGAGATTAATTGTTACATGTGCAATGCATCCCATTAGTCCAATTGATTGTTTCTCATAAAAAAAAGTCCAATTGATTGAAGCATTTGCGTCTATCATAACCAGCTCCCCACCGGGGAACATgctggcacattagagcctgctAATCCATGCTGTTTATTTTAATATATATCCCTAGCTAACATACATATATGTAGGGATCGGATGCACCACGGGCGTGAACACATGATGCAGGGAGACTTTTCTTCGCACATGATGATGATGCAGGCGAGACTTTTCTTTGCTGCACTTTTGCTGAGGTGGCAGGCTGGCAAAGGAACTGGAGGAGTGTGTGGGGCCCCACAACAAAtcacacacatgcatgcatgggatAGGAGAGGGCCCGGGATGGTAAGGGATACAGACAGATACGTTACAGAGTGTTCTGACGAGGAAAATCGAAAGCCAAGTGAAGTGCATAAAGGGTAGTAGTAGTGCATGGTTGGTGGCGTTTGAGAGGTGTCTGCTTCTGCTTGGATCGAAGATAGATAGAGAGAGAGGTGTGTTGTTGGTTGGTTGGTTAAGGAATCATGTGGTGGCATGTCACATGTGGCCTTGAGTTAGGagaacatgcatgcatgcctgcCCTCACCTTCAAGCAATGCACTGCAATGCTTGCATCCCAACAACATGCCATGCCATCTCCCTGTCAATGTGCACCGTATCGTatccacatgcatatatatatgatatgatcTAGCTAGCTATGTTTGATCACTACAGAAACAGAAGTTAATCATTCCTGATCCGCCTTTTGTCATGCCAATGCATGCCACCTAATCCCCCACACACATATCTTCTCTTCCAGCCTATAGCTCCTATAGCATCTATATAAACACCCTTTGCCCCCTCTCTCTAGCATCCCATCATTCTCATCTATCTCTCTCTAATCCCTGATTCTTCATTTCTCTCCTCATTATCCCATAGTTCGTTGCAACTGCAAGTAGCTACAGCCTACAGCGGCTGCAGTTTGCAACAACAACGATTGGTCATGGGTGCCCACACCGGCAACCGCCGTTGCAGCCCGTCAACATCGACGGCGAGGAGAAGAACGAGGCCGCCGGCATCCTCCGCCGCCGTGGCTGCCAGAAGGCCGTCGTCGCCGACGACGAAGCCGATAAGCAAGGACGATGCCGCGGAAGGCAAGGCGAGGACGAAGCAGGCCTGCAGCAGGCGACGGGACATGGAGGTGAGGAGGAAGATGGAGGTGCTGAGGCGCCTCGTGCCGAGCGGCAGTGGCGGCGACGACGAGGTCGACGAGCTCCTCCTGCGCGCCGCCGGCTACATCACGCGGCTGCAGGCGCAGGTGACGGTGATGCAGTTCATGGTCGACGTGCTGGAGGACACAAAGCATTAATCATATTTTTATTATTAGGCTTGAGAATTGAGATGACACATGTGTAATACATACCATATACATGATATTTACTTTTGTACTGAACTTCTTGGGGTTCATGTGGTTCTTTACTTCTTTATTATCTCTTTGTTTGATTGATGTCGCCCTGaggatgaagcttgagcaagagcCGCTTGCTGAACTGGATAACCATTATTTTTCAAAAAGCTACCAGCGAGCATGAATCGATAAAGGAGTAAAATACAACAGCACAACACCACAAAACTTAAGAGATGGACTTGGGGTAGATGTTACCGTTGTCTTGTGCATGATCACCAAGTCAGTTCATGCAAGAATTTCTTTGCAATGCACATTTATGTTACCACTCTTTACTGTAAACCGGAATTTCCCTAAGGGTTTCGATATTTTTATGATTATTGCGTACACTAACAGGATAATTATAACTATCTTGACGGTTTTCAAAAAACACACCCGAAAATTAAATAACCGACAGGATATTACAATTATCTTGACGGGTTTTGGAAAACACACTGAAAAATTAAATAACAGACAAGAAAATTCTGAATTAACCTATATAGCTGCGTGTAACCGACAGGATAATTAATTATGTTATCAGTTTACTAATAACACACAGGGAAATTGTGCATTGTTATGTCGGTTTGTGCATTTTCTTGTTGGTCATGGAGATAACACATATGGAAATTAATCGAAACGCGGACACAGGAAATATATTGCCCAAGGAAATTGATGTTTGAACACCTCATACCAAATTTGAACTTGTATGCACCTCAAATTTGACAAAACCTTACATTTACCACAAGTTAAGGAAATATGAGATTATGAAAATAATTCACTATTTTTTATAGTTAAATGAATTTCTGCGTGCTATTTGAAATTGAACAAATTCCAAAATGAACTGTGTACACTTAATAAGATCGAAAAAAttacataaaaatatatttggGTTCATATGGTCCATTCAAtagtttgtggtagagatagatgAAAAATTCAATTGGTGTGTAGGTATAATTCGACCTTCTCTCTCCATATTACTACAAAATAATTCTAATAATACCTAAAAAAGGTTCAAAAAATCTAAAAATTTGCATGGAGTCATATTTTGGGTGTATATGCTTGTAGtaaattttcaaataattttCATAAAGGGAGCTTATCCATCATTCACAAAATGGATACACCTCAAACATATTTCAATGTAAGTCAAGTGagactttaaagtttgcataccTCACATCAAATTGAACTGTTGGTGAGGTCGAATTTTCCTGTCGTTTGAAAACGACAAAGTTAGATTTGTAGACTTGTCGGTTTCAAATATTTGTGTCGGTTTTTTGCCGATAGcgaaattatttttattttttctgaCGATTCATCGTCAATCATTTTCTAATTTCCCTGTTGCTCTATCCCTGGTGGTTATTGCCTTACGGTGTAGGAAATTGGTTTTGAATTTTCCAATCAGCATTTTCTATTTCCTTGTCGGTAATCGCACCCTCCGGGAAATTCCCGTTTCCAGTTGTGTTTAGACATCGAGAGTGTCATTGTTCGTTTTGATCTGCTGATCCTACTTCGCAAGTTGTTTCCAACTCTGTGAAACCTCACCATCCCAACAAACAAAGAGTTGGGCTAACGTTGTTGCCATGCCTACTCTAGGTGGATGTCGCTCTACTATGTTAGCAAACTCCATGGCTTTGTGTGCACCGCAAGGACTTGTCAATGGCTATGTTTGCACCGCAAGGGCATGTCAATTCCATCATCTAGTAGGAGACCTTATAGCTTGTGTGGTAAGGATGATGCTTGTCCCGTTTACCACAACTGTTGTTGTGTCCCTCCTACTTCGATGCTTTTGAACCTCAAGTCTACGATCACGCCTTTGGTGGAGTCCTTGCGACCAGAGCTCAAAACCTTGATTGCAATTCGTCAGGAAGAAGTGATGCATCCCCTCAAGGAGGAGGCTTCTACCATCAAGTTATTGCTAGTGCATGTGGCCAACCATTTGGAAAATATTCAGAGCATATTGTCGTTGTTGACATGGCCGAGCTCTTTTTGGTCCCTGTTCTCTGTCTCGATGCTCTCCGACATCATTGATCCTTTCTTCTCTTATGGCAGCTTGGATGCCTGTTGACTCCTCGTTGTCTAAGGACACGTGTGTGGAAGCTACTGATTCCGTCGTACATGACGTGACCACAAGTATCTCTGTTAAGGAGATTTACAAAAGACGAACTAAAGGACGCTTGACATAGAACTTGACCAAAAGATGCCCCTGGTGCATGCCATTTAGGTGGCCTCTGGAACCTCCATTGTTCATATGATCAAACAAACACTACTACAAGTTCTATCTCAATATGCAAGACATCTACATCATCTTCCACTAACTATCCACATCACCTTCCACTAATAGTAGTCATGTTATGCCACTAACTTCCAACCCATTAATGTAAGCCATACACATCATCTCTACTTTATTTTATTTCAAATTCTTCACAATTCCTACAGCAACACGCACGGTATCTTGTAGTTTATTCCAAAATCTCACACAATCTAGGACACCAAACAAGCTAGGCACACTCCTCCATGATCAATCGAATTGGTGAAAATTGGTCTAAAATGAAGGAAGAGCATCTCCATGAACCATCTCAAAATGTAAGACAATCTACACAAATGCAACAAGCTTGAAATGAAAGGGAAGCTAATTACCAACCATGGTATGCTTTCTTCAAAAATCACCACTCTCCAGTCTCCATGAGCTTGACGGTGAGAAGCCGGTTGGAGGAGGATGGGAGGTTTTGTACTGTACATTTTCACCGCCAGGTTGATATAAGAAGCGAGAAGGATGTCTGTTTTCACCGCGTTCTGACCTATGTGATGTGATGGAATTCAAAGCCGATTATGATAATTTTTTTCACCTCTGGCTCCAACCATGATGAACCTTCAGTGAAAATAGGCTCTCCTTTCATTATTGGTCCGTGGTTTGTACTAACCGGCTGTGATATACATTTTCACGGTTGAGTCAGGCATCCACTAGGCTCACCCACTTCAGAATCAGCAGTGAAAATGCATCACGTGGACGACGTGTTGGGGTGGTACGAAGGGGAAGAGCTAGAGGAAGATAGTTGGGCCCAAATTAAAGCCCATTATATGTATATCATTCCTTTGTTATCTGCAGTAGAGACTGCTAAATTAATCTGAGAGTATTCAAGCATTACAGAGTTTCTCATTCTCCACAGAACCAACAGAGGGAAGCCTAAAAACACAAGGCGAGGGCATAAGGCACTTAAAAGTTTTTCACATACGGTCAATACATATGCAAAATTAGATAGCTATTGCTTGGAATCACAATCCGATGCCAAGGTCTTCTGGCGCCAGCAAACGACTTGTCACTCACCACCTTGATTCTTCTAAAGTTACATGTGTTTCTGGCATAGCAAGGCTTAGCAACTTTTCATGTACTTTCTTCGCCTTGCTTACAGTGACCGAGTGATACATTACTCTCAATTTTTTTAGCTTCACTGCCCAACAGAATAGTCGTTTCATAAAAGTAAGTTCATGATCTGATCCTTTCATCTCACTGATCGCTACTTCTTGGAGGCGTTTGAGAATGAGCTCCTCAGTCTTCCAGTTTGTTGGTTCATCACAAATACACACTATGGGATACAGTAGCtttgccgagcactcggcaaaggcccaaaaacacttggcaaatgctttgccgagtgtaacacttggtATACAACACACAGCATTTGTATGTCGGCAAACAgtagtttgccaagtgtttttttatcgcgcactcggtaaatagtttgccgagtgtcaaattttacactcagcaaaaaaaaaaagtggtttgccgagtgtttttccaaaatacactcggcaaatgattattgtttgctgagtgttttttggaattacactcggcaaacctatttttcaaaaaaaaaaaatcatcagcataccattattgtttgccgagtgtttttgggaattacactcggcaaacctattttctaaagaaaaaaataatatttttctcagcATATCTGTGCACCTGCTTCACAACTCAAGAGAAAATTTAATCTTATCCAAACTTGAAAAGAAATATCTTACAAGCTACCTAGAAATAGTCCAAAATCAATGGTAACAAGGCCACTGAAATGATATACATGTTGTACAGAGTTATAGGCTGGGTAGCTAATTTTGCCAACATAATGAATGCTAATGATTCAGGGTATAATTACAGTGAGCATGTAATCACTAATCATAAAATTAGAAATACAAGCAGCATGACAAAAATAGTATCAATCACTAAAACATtgcaaaagaagaagaagcaaaTCTTATAATACTATGATATATACTCTACCGAATACAGGGTATACACCTATTGCTGTTGTGAGCTAGCATTTGCCCAATTAAAGTGACAACCATTGATTAAAGAATAAGTATGTGCTGACAAAGTCTCAATCAATGGAATTTCAAAACATAAATTCTGAgcaaataaacaaatttacataAGAATGTGGCATATGTAAGCTAAACATGTATGTGAGAAGTTCCAAAGCAAACTGAGAAGGCCATTACCAATCACCATGCTTTGGCTGTTTCATCGTGAAAGCTTCCAAGTAATTTGGCCCAGTATGTAAAAAAGGTGAATTGAGATTCAGTCTACTGAGTACGGTAAGATTTAAAAGGAGATAAAACATTGGAAAGAGATATTTACCTTTGCGCTAGCAATATGGCCTCGTTATACTTCTGTTATAGTGAGAGACAAAATTAGCAACTCATAGTTAAATAGTGAGTACAGATAAGCAAAATTACAAAGCACTGAAAAGAGGCTCTTACTATCTGAGCCCCTACAGTCACATGCACCGCAAATTCTAGATGTAAAGCTACCTCTTCTCTGCATATAACCCTCTATGAAGCAAAACATAAGATATAAATCGCAATTTTTCCCACTTACCAAGCTCCTGGATGAGAATATGTGAGCAGTCCATCTTCATTACCTGCCGGTGATAAGCCTTGTTTTCCTGAAAACGCACAGGATTTTGATAGTTCTATAAGCACTGTTGTAGCATATTTCTCATTACTAATCCATAAACGCACCACAAATTAAAAGTGCTaagtaaaatcaatttccatcattttagaaactaaacatgAATGCTCAAGACCTCTTATATGGaaaaacaatatatgtaatactcATGCACTGAGTCTTAATGCGAAAAATTAATAATAATAGTAACACTAAGGCCTAGGTTTAGTTAATTGTCATGATTAGTCACGGGTTAATGCATTTTATGCCCAATTTAATGCTTAATGTTCTACATTAAGCCAAGTTCATGCCTTAATTAGCCCCTGTTGATGATGTCTTTTGTTAAGACGGTGCATATTAAGCCACTAGGGTTCGGATTAGCATGTAGGAGGAGAATTTGCAAATCATGGCCAAATTGAAACTTCCCCCAAATTCCCGAAAccctagatcatgattttagcCCCTTTACCCCAAATTTCAAAacggaaaccctaatttctactAAGTTTGGGCCTTGGGACCTCTTACCTTAGCTCGGCATCGTCACTGCCATCATACTTGGCCATGGTGGCGCCACTGACGTGTCCTCACCCTGACACCACCACCTCGCATCAGGACCCATCATGCCACCGCCGTGGATGAAGAACACGGCTCGCTGCGACGCCCGTTACGGACCGCGCCACCTCACCGGATTGCGCCGAGGAGGCCGCCGAG
This genomic interval carries:
- the LOC136510530 gene encoding transcription factor PAR1-like, producing MGAHTGNRRCSPSTSTARRRTRPPASSAAVAARRPSSPTTKPISKDDAAEGKARTKQACSRRRDMEVRRKMEVLRRLVPSGSGGDDEVDELLLRAAGYITRLQAQVTVMQFMVDVLEDTKH